One window of the Mytilus galloprovincialis chromosome 14, xbMytGall1.hap1.1, whole genome shotgun sequence genome contains the following:
- the LOC143059513 gene encoding caspase-7-like, which translates to MASMVHIGKEVRSQKVVEDIFDSVLTSASSKLEPTTPSNEYEYDCSNRYRGLAIIICNENFKTESLRRFYCDNEIKLMKNTFGKHLNFTVLIFKDLTAEQINWVIQTACKQPGFYRMSDCFTCVLASHGGELEVYSNDKPQSVLLREHCIYGVDHVPVSTKGIIDDLNDVNALKDKPKLFFIQASRLRMDDATIPAEEHGHTIPIHRAADEFDKMSYSECPTENKPSLNAYQEIV; encoded by the exons CGTCCTGACTTCAGCTTCTTCAAAATTAGAACCTACAACACCATCTAATGAGTACGAGTATGATTGCAGCAATAGATACAGAGGCTTAGCCATaataatttgtaatgaaaactTCAAAACAGAAAGCCTCAGAAGATTTTACTGTGACAACGAAATAAAACTGATGAAAAACACATTTGGAAAACATTTAAACTTCACAGTTTTGATTTTCAAGGATTTGACTGCAGAACAAATAAATTGGGTCATACAGACAG ccTGCAAACAACCTGGATTTTATCGCATGTCAGACTGTTTTACATGTGTTCTTGCAAGTCATGGTGGTGAATTAGAAGTATATTCAAATGATAAACCGCAATCAGTGCTTTTGAGAGAGCATTGTATATATGGAGTCGACCACGTTCCAGTTTCAACGAAAGGTATCATAGACGATCTAAACGACGTCAACGCCTTAAAAGATAAACCGAAGCTTTTTTTTATTCAG GCCAGTCGCTTACGAATGGATGATGCTACAATACCTGCTGAAGAGCATGGGCACACGATACCAATCCATAGAGCTGCAGATGAATTTGATAAGATGTCATATTCTGAGTGTCCAACTGAAAACAAACCTTCGCTGAATGCTTACCAAGAAATTGTTTAG
- the LOC143058954 gene encoding caspase-3-like: MESMVHTGDKVLSKKIVKDIFARVLNSASSKSKSHFPSNEDEYDSSNRYRGLALIICNENFDTLSQREYCDNEIKLMDETFGKNLNFTVLIFKDLNKEQITWVIHTACKQDDFFRQSDCFTCVLASHGGEEDRLAHGKLQSVNLRDHCIYDVDCIPVITKNIINEFNKVKALKDKPKLFFVQSCRSRQNPTSKDAGKDQGHTIPVHSFSQSINLNLGTDYSEDSYADCPTESKPAVNANHETKTEQEDITDATIFHKLGRMFGLYTNELKDMISILDSSCTDDTLVVYSTASEKYSYGRVNLGGWMLVSLKEAVEEQLRQANRIHRIDFMEVLNAIASNNAHTFETHSKKYPKDPPFKTAVVFEHCFYKELYFYSN, encoded by the exons ATGGAGTCTATGGTTCACACAGGGGATAAAG ttctGAGTAAGAAGATTGTGAAAGACATATTTGCCAG gGTCCTGAATTCAGCTTCATCTAAATCCAAATCTCACTTTCCATCCAACGAGGACGAGTATGATAGCAGCAATAGATACAGAGGCTTAGCGTTGATAATTTGCAATGAAAACTTTGATACTTTATCGCAAAGGGAATACTGTGACAACGAAATTAAACTTATGGATGAAACATTTGGAAAGAATTTAAACTTCACAGTTTTGATTTTCAAGGATTTAAATAAAGAGCAAATAACGTGGGTCATACATACAG cCTGCAAACAAGATGATTTTTTTCGACAATCCGACTGTTTTACATGTGTTTTGGCGAGTCATGGTGGAGAAGAAGACAGACTTGCCCACGGTAAACTGCAATCAGTGAATTTAAGAGACCATTGTATATATGATGTAGACTGCATTCCAGTTATaacgaaaaatataataaacgaATTCAACAAAGTCAAAGCTTTAAAAGATAAACCGAAGCTTTTCTTCGTCCAG TCATGTCGTTCAAGACAGAATCCGACATCAAAGGACGCTGGTAAAGACCAGGGGCATACAATACCGGTTCACAGTTTTTCACAGAGTATTAATCTAAATCTGGGTACAGATTATTCGGAGGATTCATATGCTGATTGTCCAACAGAAAGCAAGCCTGCCGTCAATGCTAATCATGAAACAAAAACTGAACAGGAGGATATCACAGATGCCACTATCTTCCATAAACTTGGCAGAATGTTTGGCTTATACACAAATGAACTAAAGGATATGATATCTATTCTTGATTCATCATGTACCGATGATACACTTGTTGTTTATTCAACAGCTTCTG AAAAGTATTCTTATGGAAGAGTAAACTTAGGTGGTTGGATGCTTGTTTCTCTCAAAGAGGCGGTAGAAGAACAGCTTCGGCAGGCAAACAGAATACATCGCATTGATTTTATGGAAGTTTTAAACGCTATAGCTAGTAACAATGCACATACTTTTGAGACACACTCTAAAAAGTACCCCAAAGACCCACCATTTAAAACAGCAGTTGTGTTTGAACATTGTTTTTATAAAGAGCTGTATTTTTATAGCAACTGA